CTCGTGCAGGTCATAATAATACTGGGTGCCTATGGACTTGCAGTTGTAAGTTCAGTTGCAGCGGATCCAGAGCTCATTGGAAAGTGGGGTGGTTCCAGGTTCCTCAAGGTGGGTGTTGTGGGGGATGAACGTCTGCTCATTGAGGGCCTTGAAAGGGAGGGTCTGGGTGTTACGAGATTCCAGGACCTCACTGATGCCAGGAAAAGTCTGGGTTCAGGGGTGGTAGCCATTGTCTACACCAGCGGTGGGGATGTCCGTATCGAAGCAGACACCGGCAGTGCATTCTACACCATCATGAGCGAAAGGCTTCAGCGTGCCGCCTCCTGGTACGCAGAGCAGAAACAGTTCAGGGAGGCAGGTATTCCAGCATCCACAGTCAAAGCCCTTGAGAATCCCGTTAAACTTAAAATTATCCCCATTAACAGGGAAAGGTATGCTCCCCTTGCAGTTGAAAGCTCCTACTTTGTGGAGATAATGTACGGGTTCATAATACCCTTCGTGGTTTTCCTCCCATTCTTCCTTGGTAGTAACATTGTAACCGACAGCGTGGTTGGCGAGAAGGAAAGAAAAACCTTCGAGGTCCTCCTGATGGTCCCTCTATCCGAGACCAGCATCATTCTAGGTAAGATAACCCCTGCACTCATTTTTTCATTCATTCAGAGCCTCCTGTGGCTCGGGATAGTGATACTCCTTGGGGTGCCGGTTTACAATATCCCCCTAATGTCCATCATAATGTTCCTCACGGGACTGGGGTTCACAGGGACT
This DNA window, taken from Methanothermobacter sp., encodes the following:
- a CDS encoding ABC transporter permease — translated: MKLKALTVKEARDIFSNRIYMLLVLVQVIIILGAYGLAVVSSVAADPELIGKWGGSRFLKVGVVGDERLLIEGLEREGLGVTRFQDLTDARKSLGSGVVAIVYTSGGDVRIEADTGSAFYTIMSERLQRAASWYAEQKQFREAGIPASTVKALENPVKLKIIPINRERYAPLAVESSYFVEIMYGFIIPFVVFLPFFLGSNIVTDSVVGEKERKTFEVLLMVPLSETSIILGKITPALIFSFIQSLLWLGIVILLGVPVYNIPLMSIIMFLTGLGFTGTGLFISILADSTKEANSAITVVLFFATFLLFVPLFMDMGILNPIIRFIPSIIMVKLSSSPYLNPGLIYDMLPAAFLSVILFVASVVSFRREGVIRL